From the genome of Lawsonella clevelandensis, one region includes:
- a CDS encoding succinate dehydrogenase/fumarate reductase iron-sulfur subunit — protein sequence MKLHLKVWRQAGPDAAGAFSEYDVDDAYEAMTLLELLDRLNDRLIEAGEEPIAFESDCREGICGCCGMNVNGRPHGPKKNTPSCHQHLSSFKDGDTITLEPMRSAVYPVVKDLIIDRGKLDRVLEAGGWVSIDAGTAPDADAVNSTHEQAERSLDYAACIGCGACVAACPNGAAHLFTGAKLMHLGLQPLAAMERGRRAKNMVNVLEQDFGSCSYYGECAEVCPANIPITAVAAINKERLRRMFRGKDD from the coding sequence ATGAAGTTGCATCTGAAGGTATGGCGTCAGGCTGGCCCCGACGCCGCGGGCGCGTTCAGTGAATACGACGTTGACGACGCCTACGAGGCCATGACCCTCCTCGAGCTGCTCGACCGCCTCAACGATCGCCTTATCGAAGCCGGCGAAGAGCCCATTGCTTTCGAGTCCGACTGCCGTGAAGGCATCTGCGGTTGCTGTGGCATGAACGTCAACGGCCGTCCGCACGGCCCGAAGAAGAACACCCCGTCCTGCCACCAACATCTGTCCTCCTTCAAGGACGGCGACACCATCACCCTGGAGCCCATGCGCTCTGCGGTGTACCCAGTGGTCAAGGACCTCATCATTGACCGCGGCAAGCTTGACCGTGTGCTTGAAGCCGGTGGCTGGGTCTCCATCGACGCCGGTACGGCCCCCGATGCTGACGCTGTCAACAGCACCCATGAGCAGGCCGAGCGTTCCCTCGACTACGCTGCCTGCATCGGTTGTGGCGCCTGTGTCGCAGCCTGCCCGAATGGTGCCGCCCACCTGTTCACCGGTGCCAAGCTCATGCATCTGGGCCTCCAGCCCCTGGCTGCCATGGAGCGTGGCCGCCGCGCTAAGAACATGGTGAACGTCCTCGAACAGGACTTCGGCTCCTGCTCCTACTACGGCGAATGCGCCGAGGTGTGCCCGGCTAACATCCCGATCACCGCGGTAGCCGCCATCAACAAGGAGCGACTGCGCCGCATGTTCCGTGGCAAGGACGACTAA
- a CDS encoding fumarate reductase/succinate dehydrogenase flavoprotein subunit, with product MTITDSASAAQDFVAPASIVPGVTLGDVLDGHVPAGPTPVAWDEAMAHFNLVSPLNRRKFTIIVVGTGLAGSGAAAALGELGYDVQAFTYHDAPRRAHSIAAQGGVNSPRGRKVDNDSLYRFVKDTVKGGDYRCREADAYRLGQEGIRVIDHMDAIGAPFAREYGGTLATRSFGGVQVSRTYYTRGQTGQQLQLAGAQALQRQINRGTVTLHTRSEVLDFIVKDDRCQGVVVRNLVTGEVTAHTAHAVILATGGYGNVYFDSTLAKNSNASASWRAHQRGAYFASPSFVQFHPTGLPKNSYWQSKTILMSESLRNDGRIWVPMKEGDDRPANEIPENERDYFLERKYPAFGNLVPRDVASRALSREINAGRGVGPLHNAVYLDFRDAIERLGKDTIAERYGNLFHMYTDATNENPYEVPMRIAPTVHFTMGGLWSDYNMMTSIPGLFVGGECGWGYHGANRLGANSLLSACVDGWFTLPYTVPNYLAKLLNTPTLEQSDPAVQEALTRTQARIDALMSINGNHGPEYFHRKLGKIMYKGVGVFRTVPDLMQAIEDIRALRAEFWSDLNITGQEGDLNQVLERAGRVADYLELAELMAVDAADRDESCGAHVRDDHQTKEGEAERDDSAWCFVSAWESAGSEKGGALSFIRHAEPLTFDKVPLMTRNYKE from the coding sequence GTGACTATTACCGATTCTGCCTCGGCTGCACAGGACTTTGTGGCACCCGCCTCCATCGTCCCTGGCGTCACCCTGGGTGATGTGCTTGACGGCCATGTGCCGGCAGGCCCCACTCCGGTGGCCTGGGATGAAGCGATGGCACACTTCAACCTCGTCAGCCCCCTCAACCGTCGTAAGTTCACCATCATCGTTGTGGGTACCGGTCTGGCCGGCTCCGGTGCTGCCGCCGCCCTCGGTGAACTCGGCTACGACGTGCAAGCCTTCACCTACCACGACGCACCCCGTCGTGCCCACTCCATTGCTGCCCAGGGTGGCGTCAACTCCCCCCGCGGCCGCAAGGTCGACAATGACTCTCTCTACCGCTTCGTCAAAGACACAGTGAAGGGCGGTGACTACCGCTGCCGCGAAGCCGACGCCTACCGCCTTGGCCAAGAAGGTATCCGCGTCATTGACCATATGGACGCCATTGGTGCCCCCTTCGCCCGCGAATACGGCGGCACCCTCGCCACCCGTTCCTTCGGTGGCGTGCAGGTATCCCGCACCTACTACACCCGTGGTCAGACAGGACAGCAGCTCCAGCTGGCCGGCGCCCAGGCTCTGCAGCGGCAGATCAACCGTGGCACCGTCACGCTACACACCCGCTCCGAGGTCCTCGACTTCATCGTCAAGGACGACCGCTGCCAGGGCGTGGTGGTCCGCAACCTGGTGACCGGTGAGGTCACCGCCCACACCGCCCACGCAGTCATCCTCGCCACCGGCGGCTACGGCAACGTCTACTTTGACTCCACGCTGGCCAAGAACTCCAACGCCTCGGCGTCCTGGCGTGCCCACCAGCGCGGTGCCTACTTCGCCTCCCCATCCTTCGTGCAGTTCCACCCGACAGGTCTGCCGAAGAACTCCTACTGGCAGTCCAAGACCATCCTCATGTCGGAGTCCCTCCGTAACGATGGCCGCATCTGGGTGCCTATGAAGGAAGGCGACGACCGCCCCGCCAACGAGATTCCGGAGAACGAGCGCGACTACTTCCTGGAGCGCAAGTACCCCGCCTTTGGAAACCTGGTTCCCCGCGACGTGGCCTCCCGTGCCCTGTCTCGTGAAATCAACGCCGGTCGCGGTGTCGGCCCGCTGCACAACGCCGTGTATCTGGACTTCCGCGACGCCATCGAACGCCTCGGCAAGGACACCATCGCCGAGCGGTACGGCAACCTCTTCCACATGTACACCGATGCGACCAACGAGAACCCCTACGAGGTTCCCATGCGTATCGCCCCCACCGTCCACTTCACCATGGGTGGTCTGTGGAGCGACTACAACATGATGACCTCCATCCCGGGTCTCTTCGTCGGTGGCGAATGTGGCTGGGGCTACCACGGCGCCAACCGCCTGGGTGCTAACTCCCTGCTGTCCGCCTGCGTGGACGGCTGGTTCACCCTCCCCTACACCGTGCCGAACTACCTGGCCAAGCTGCTCAACACTCCCACCCTGGAGCAGAGCGACCCGGCCGTGCAGGAAGCCCTCACCCGGACCCAGGCCCGTATCGACGCCCTCATGTCGATCAACGGCAACCACGGCCCCGAGTACTTCCACCGCAAGCTCGGCAAGATCATGTACAAGGGTGTTGGCGTGTTCCGTACCGTGCCCGACCTTATGCAGGCCATCGAGGACATCCGTGCCCTCCGTGCGGAGTTCTGGTCCGATCTCAACATCACCGGTCAGGAAGGCGACCTCAACCAGGTGCTGGAGCGCGCTGGACGCGTTGCCGACTACCTGGAGCTCGCCGAGCTGATGGCTGTGGACGCGGCAGACCGTGACGAGTCCTGCGGTGCCCATGTCCGCGATGATCACCAGACCAAAGAAGGCGAAGCTGAGCGTGACGACTCTGCCTGGTGCTTCGTTTCCGCTTGGGAGTCTGCCGGTAGCGAGAAGGGCGGCGCACTCTCCTTCATCCGCCACGCCGAACCTCTGACCTTCGACAAGGTCCCGCTGATGACAAGGAACTACAAAGAATGA